A part of Sebastes fasciatus isolate fSebFas1 chromosome 10, fSebFas1.pri, whole genome shotgun sequence genomic DNA contains:
- the pdgfrl gene encoding platelet-derived growth factor receptor-like protein — MKLWVVLCLVLLCLELQNGVCQQVKRRKDVGENRIRPSGKRMKVRHPKLKDGGVKGQSLLTQVLDKGRFLRLGQTTTLTPGRNMELRCKGSSIGWSYPTYLDTFNDSRLSIKQSDKYSQLILTSPSAADTGPYSCWVIVCDGTECEKDHERAYVSYIYFTDRDNLFVPSAIHFEIVYLRPDRNSVVPCRVTDPQAKVSLHREVPPEEIVTNGTQVTYDPTKGFVLQSPSQEHQGVFYCKAVTRGTPQISTKYQLLYVEVPSGAPFVSLGASPQTATGGDNINVTCTVLGEPEVDVSFTWTFPGQDRRPVHIQTSWRLVNRGLSHTTRVSQSVMTVEDMETIDFGNYICKAKNQHGETIVTTSIISN, encoded by the exons ATGAAGCTCTGGGTTGTGCTTTGCCTGGTACTGCTCTGTTTGGAGCTCCAAAATG GCGTCTGCCAGCAAGTCAAGCGCAGAAAAGACGTAGGAGAGAACCGCATCCGTCCAAGTGGGAAACGGATGAAGGTGCGACACCCCAAACTAAAAGATGGAGGCGTGAAAGGCCAGTCCCTGTTAACCCAGGTTTTGGATAAGGGACGCTTCCTGCGTCTGGGCCAGACCACTACTCTGACTCCTGGGAGGAACATGGAGCTGCGCTGCAAAGGCAGTTCCATCGGGTGGTCGTACCCGACCTACCTGGACACCTTCAACGACTCGCGCCTCAG CATCAAGCAGAGTGACAAGTACAGTCAGCTGATCCTGACGTCGCCCTCTGCTGCTGACACGGGGCCCTACAGCTGCTGGGTGATCGTGTGTGACGGCACAGAGTGCGAGAAGGACCACGAACGCGCCTACGTCTCATACATCTATTTCACAG ACAGAGACAACCTCTTCGTCCCCTCTGCCATCCACTTTGAGATCGTGTACCTGCGCCCCGACAGGAACTCCGTGGTTCCCTGCCGCGTGACGGACCCGCAGGCCAAGGTGTCCCTGCACAGAGAAGTCCCTCCGGAGGAGATCGTGACCAACGGCACGCAGGTGACCTACGACCCCACCAAGGGGTTTGTCCTGCAGAGCCCCAGCCAAGAGCATCAGGGGGTCTTCTACTGCAAGGCCGTGACCAGGGGCACCCCGCAGATCTCCACAAAGTACCAGCTGCTCTACGTGGAGG TTCCTAGTGGAGCACCGTTTGTGAGCCTCGGAGCCTCTCCGCAGACTGCGACAGGAGGCGACAACATCAATGTGACCTGCACAGTGCTGGGGGAGCCGGAGGTGGACGTGAGCTTCACTTGGACTTTTCCTGGTCAG gACCGTCGCCCAGTTCACATCCAGACTTCCTGGAGGCTGGTTAACAGAGGTTTGAGCCACACCACGCGGGTCTCCCAGAGCGTCATGACTGTAGAGGACATGGAGACCATCGACTTTGGAAACTACATCTGTAAAGCTAAGAACCAGCACGGCGAGACAATCGTGACGACTAGCATCATCTCCAATTAG
- the mtus1a gene encoding microtubule-associated tumor suppressor 1 homolog A isoform X2, whose amino-acid sequence MSNVTFNMSTDQVGSTVLLPHREAISPESQYSISSLSPSPDTNSSISNMSDRETSSPDINMLECCLSDGFSVDNPYNNTVPQDNECCSVSMNLNQTFTTTPVNSSGNIWNENLSVMSSLEMGSDEYQTFIRNTEDASSSAVMSSDSAGRESQLSSGETSRRGSTENDCCSLSSGEMVIRSNSFCLEDQSLLVSSLEESSMSLAAGHPAFPADSNLLSTTLPDVLEESTERVIENISHPCLGTTFIHAEHPTEENDMETSNFLVALPSENEGGLSMTFVCETSPADCGKDAQVASAEAEPLPSFPGTFTPEQGKTLESTLSAIQYTDKDVHTSTPVLNIGNMMPGFPSFSESPSIGNAAIPGLHPAKRQQISGTPNRLVAGLPPSASKVKKMEIKKFPKSDFSSVKSKVVTRSVHQMSASGPASQHKPPQVNVKNKHTEAHRGATIRISPAKLRSSTAVVSPLTTTKMVNDAQRRVNTGADNLGLKTIQSSGHNAVDGQGKSRASPPHQHPDASNHASAIQCSSKTEQAASSQAADAAVQHSGNQTLCLSSSEKSPDRSGQTDPKPAPKKGVLNKIEVRSGSALGHNKPPVRKLRPRCSSESSLLSSRPPREKKASLQFSASFSIPKADTHLKQTKPGNLNKKATNGLAENSTREVKRISLVAEFRKSTTAGASWDESKSRFRGRSSPRQTRGAPPSLLPAASPRPATLSTRQRQGTQGRDVHKTVGTPQSKQKDSTGSQRVQATGELSLGTASTSSIKPQLNGSRPLHTPTRPSLMGPPHTPTSRLPRKPPGPSRSLTEASTHMSEGAGNSTQVSGGASHKPSPFKSVVLKARLITTPGKNTEPSLTACRSAAPSSKGASNSTVSPLKRTTSARLVRLSPSGPVDKNKPKAISRQQHPQQQASQPNQRSGPPDVVPESVARDGRKDQNIKQLRGLLAASNCRFEAAAIVLQHTLAERDEATKQCRDLSQELVSLRGELVCSVHSSERLEKEKDELRVALEDALHRLQDQHQKDLAELEQRLQAFYQAEWDKVHLTYQEEADKCKTLMQQQMGELKANHEAMKLELESSHAEQLQSVKQQWEMSLEELNKVHNQELKSLDKTLKETGAALSEQIEELTAENNALIEKIAAEESRRKKLAEKSQKDSHTLYLEQELESLKVVLDIKNKQLHQQEKKLMETDKLTDKSVKLDENLKRVQQENEDLKARMERHYALSRQLSTEQAVLHESLQKESKVNKRLSMENEELIWKLHNGDLSSPRKVSPTSTSPSRSFSLQSPRSSDVFSSPPASPR is encoded by the exons ATGTCTAACGTGACATTTAACATGTCCACCGACCAAGTTGGGAGCACAGTTCTTCTGCCCCACAGAGAGGCCATCTCCCCTGAGAGTCAGTACAGCATCTCGTCACTGTCACCTTCACCTGACACCAACAGTAGTATTTCAAATATGAGTGACAGAGAAACCAGCTCCCCTGACATCAACATGCTGGAGTGCTGCCTCAGCGACGGCTTCTCTGTGGATAACCCCTACAACAACACTGTACCTCAAGATAATGAATGCTGCAGCGTAAGCATGAACCTGAACCAAACTTTTACCACCACACCCGTTAACAGCAGCGGGAATATCTGGAATGAAAACTTGAGTGTGATGAGCAGCCTTGAGATGGGATCGGATGAGTACCAGACTTTCATTAGGAACACAGAGGATGCAAGTAGCAGTGCAGTGATGTCTTCAGACTCTGCTGGGAGGGAAAGCCAGCTGAGTTCAGGCGAGACTTCCCGTAGAGGATCCACCGAGAACGACTGCTGCTCCCTGAGCTCTGGGGAAATGGTAATAAGGAGCAACAGTTTTTGTCTTGAGGACCAGTCCCTCTTAGTCTCTTCCCTGGAGGAGTCCTCTATGTCTCTGGCTGCGGGCCATCCCGCATTTCCGGCTGATTCTAACCTGCTGTCAACCACTCTGCCGGACGTCCTTGAAGAATCCACAGAAAGAGTCATTGAGAACATAAGCCATCCGTGTCTTGGCACGACTTTCATTCATGCAGAGCACCCCACTGAGGAAAATGATATGGAAACATCCAACTTTCTTGTAGCTCTACCAAGTGAGAACGAGGGAGGTCTTTCGATGACCTTTGTCTGTGAAACATCTCCTGCCGATTGTGGAAAAGACGCTCAGGTTGCTAGTGCTGAAGCGGAGCCGTTGCCCAGTTTCCCTGGAACATTTACACCAGAACAAGGCAAGACCCTTGAGTCCACTCTGTCAGCTATACAATACACTGATAAGGATGTCCATACTTCCACTCCAGTATTAAACATTGGGAACATGATGCCTGGCTTCCCCTCCTTTTCAGAGTCTCCCAGTATTGGAAACGCAGCCATCCCAGGACTGCACCCTGCTAAACGGCAGCAAATCTCTGGGACTCCTAACCGTTTGGTTGCAGGACTGCCGCCTTCAGCCAGCAAAGTCAAGAAAATGGAAATTAAGAAGTTTCCCAAGTCCGACTTCAGCAGCGTAAAATCTAAAGTCGTGACAAGAAGTGTGCATCAAATGTCAGCGTCAGGCCCTGCTTCACAGCACAAACCGCCACAAgttaatgtgaaaaataaacacactgaagCACATAGAGGAGCAACCATTAGGATTAGTCCTGCCAAGTTAAGGAGTAGCACTGCAGTTGTCTCACCACTCACCACCACTAAAATGGTCAATGATGCTCAGAGACGGGTGAATACAGGGGCTGATAATTTGGGCTTGAAAACGATTCAGTCATCTGGGCACAATGCTGTAGATGGACAGGGGAAGAGTAGAGCATCCCCACCTCACCAACACCCAGATGCAAGTAATCATGCTTCAGCAATCCAAtgcagctctaaaactgaacaaGCAGCGTCAAGCCAAGCAGCAGACGCCGCAGTGCAGCATTCTGGCAATCAGACCCTCTGCTTATCATCCTCAGAAAAATCCCCTGACAGAAGTGGCCAAACGGATCCCAAACCAGCTCCAAAAAAGGGCGTGCTAAACAAAATTGAGGTCAGGTCAGGCTCGGCTTTAGGTCATAACAAGCCTCCTGTCCGCAAGTTGCGGCCTCGCTGCTCATCGGAGAGTTCATTATTGTCATCCAGGCCACCCAGGGAGAAGAAAGCAAGTCTACAGTTTTCAGCCAGCTTTAGCATTCCCAAAGCTGACACCCACCTGAAGCAGACCAAACCAGGGAACCTGAATAAAAAGGCCACAAACGGACTTGCTGAAAACTCCACCAGAGAGGTTAAGAGGATCAGCCTGGTG GCAGAATTCAGAAAATCGACAACTGCGGGAGCCTCATGGGATGAGAGTAAGAGCAGATTTCGAGGACGGTCATCTCCTAGACAAACAAGAGGAGCACCACCTTCACTACTTCCAGCTGCCAGTCCCAGACCAGCCACTCTGTCTACCAGGCAGAGGCAGGGAACCCAGGGGAGGGATGTACACAAAACTGTAGGGACACCACAGTCCAAGCAGAAGGACAGCACAG GCAGTCAGAGAGTGCAGGCAACAGGAGAGCTGTCCCTTGGAACCGCCTCAACATCAAGTATTAAGCCTCAGCTGAATGGATCCCGACCTCTTCATACTCCCACTCGGCCCTCTCTTATGGGCCCTCCCCATACTCCTACTTCTAGACTACCACGCAAGCCCCCGGGGCCATCCAGGAGCCTTACTGAGGCCAGTACTCACATGAGCGAAGGTGCTGGGAATAGTACACAAG TTTCTGGAGGAGCTTCACATAAACCATCCCCTTTCAAAAGTGTTGTGCTGAAAGCTAGACTCATCACAACCCCTGGGAAAAACACTGAACCAT CTTTGACAGCATGCAGATCTGCTGCTCCCTCCAGCAAAGGCGCTTCAAATTCTACAGTCAGTCCTCTGAAAAGGACCACTTCTGCAAGACTTGTTCGTCTATCTCCAAGTGGACCTG TGGACAAGAACAAACCCAAGGCCATCTCCCGCCAGCAGCACCCTCAGCAGCAAGCTTCCCAACCGAACCAGCGTAGTGGACCTCCGGATGTGGTACCAGAGAGCGTTGCCAGGGATGGAAGAAAGGACCAGAACATCAAGCAGCTCAGGGGGCTCCTGGCAGCTAGTAACTGCAGATTTGAGGCCGCCGCCATCGTCTTGCAGCACACTTTGGCTGAG CGTGATGAAGCCACAAAGCAGTGCAGGGATCTGTCCCAGGAGCTGGTCAGCCTTCGAGGAGAGCTGG TTTGCTCCGTCCATTCATCTGAGCGtctggagaaggagaaggatgAGCTGCGTGTCGCTCTGGAGGATGCACTGCACAGATTGCAGGATCAGCACCAGAAGGACCTTGCCGAGCTGGAGCAGAGACTACAGGCCTTCTATCAGGCTGAGTGGGACAAGGTCCACCTCACCTACCAGGAGGAGGCCGACAAGTGCAAGACTCTCATGCAACAGCAG ATGGGAGAGCTTAAAGCCAATCACGAAGCCATGAAGCTGGAACTGGAGAGCAGCCATGcagaacagctgcagtctgttaAACAGCAGTGGGAAATGTCACTGGAAG AGCTCAACAAAGTCCACAATCAGGAGCTGAAGTCTTTGGACAAAACTCTGAAAGAGACAGGAGCCGCTCTATCT GAACAGATTGAAGAGCTGACCGCAGAGAACAATGCTCTAATTGAGAAGATAGCtgcagaggagagcaggaggaaaAAGCTGGCCGAAAAGAGTCAG AAGGACTCCCACACCCTGTATCTGGAGCAGGAGCTAGAGAGCCTCAAAGTGGTGCTGGATATCAAAAACAAGCAGCTCCACCAGCAGGAAAAGAAGctgatggagacagacaaactG aCAGATAAAAGTGTGAAGTTGGATGAGAACCTTAAGAGGGTCCAGCAGGAGAATGAGGACCTCAAAGCCCGCATGGAAAGACATTATGCACTGTCAAG ACAGCTGTCGACGGAGCAGGCCGTGCTGCATGAGTCCCTCCAGAAGGAGTCCAAGGTGAACAAGCGTCTGTCGATGGAGAACGAGGAGCTGATCTGGAAGCTCCATAACGGGGACCTGAGCAGCCCCCGCAAGGTGtcccccacctccacctccccctcccGCTCCTTCAGCCTCCAATCGCCTCGCAGCTCCGACGTGTTCTCCAGCCCTCCCGCCTCGCCCAGATAA
- the mtus1a gene encoding microtubule-associated tumor suppressor 1 homolog A isoform X1 — translation MSNVTFNMSTDQVGSTVLLPHREAISPESQYSISSLSPSPDTNSSISNMSDRETSSPDINMLECCLSDGFSVDNPYNNTVPQDNECCSVSMNLNQTFTTTPVNSSGNIWNENLSVMSSLEMGSDEYQTFIRNTEDASSSAVMSSDSAGRESQLSSGETSRRGSTENDCCSLSSGEMVIRSNSFCLEDQSLLVSSLEESSMSLAAGHPAFPADSNLLSTTLPDVLEESTERVIENISHPCLGTTFIHAEHPTEENDMETSNFLVALPSENEGGLSMTFVCETSPADCGKDAQVASAEAEPLPSFPGTFTPEQGKTLESTLSAIQYTDKDVHTSTPVLNIGNMMPGFPSFSESPSIGNAAIPGLHPAKRQQISGTPNRLVAGLPPSASKVKKMEIKKFPKSDFSSVKSKVVTRSVHQMSASGPASQHKPPQVNVKNKHTEAHRGATIRISPAKLRSSTAVVSPLTTTKMVNDAQRRVNTGADNLGLKTIQSSGHNAVDGQGKSRASPPHQHPDASNHASAIQCSSKTEQAASSQAADAAVQHSGNQTLCLSSSEKSPDRSGQTDPKPAPKKGVLNKIEVRSGSALGHNKPPVRKLRPRCSSESSLLSSRPPREKKASLQFSASFSIPKADTHLKQTKPGNLNKKATNGLAENSTREVKRISLVAEFRKSTTAGASWDESKSRFRGRSSPRQTRGAPPSLLPAASPRPATLSTRQRQGTQGRDVHKTVGTPQSKQKDSTGSQRVQATGELSLGTASTSSIKPQLNGSRPLHTPTRPSLMGPPHTPTSRLPRKPPGPSRSLTEASTHMSEGAGNSTQAAFNGKDRKLWRISGGASHKPSPFKSVVLKARLITTPGKNTEPSLTACRSAAPSSKGASNSTVSPLKRTTSARLVRLSPSGPVDKNKPKAISRQQHPQQQASQPNQRSGPPDVVPESVARDGRKDQNIKQLRGLLAASNCRFEAAAIVLQHTLAERDEATKQCRDLSQELVSLRGELVCSVHSSERLEKEKDELRVALEDALHRLQDQHQKDLAELEQRLQAFYQAEWDKVHLTYQEEADKCKTLMQQQMGELKANHEAMKLELESSHAEQLQSVKQQWEMSLEELNKVHNQELKSLDKTLKETGAALSEQIEELTAENNALIEKIAAEESRRKKLAEKSQKDSHTLYLEQELESLKVVLDIKNKQLHQQEKKLMETDKLTDKSVKLDENLKRVQQENEDLKARMERHYALSRQLSTEQAVLHESLQKESKVNKRLSMENEELIWKLHNGDLSSPRKVSPTSTSPSRSFSLQSPRSSDVFSSPPASPR, via the exons ATGTCTAACGTGACATTTAACATGTCCACCGACCAAGTTGGGAGCACAGTTCTTCTGCCCCACAGAGAGGCCATCTCCCCTGAGAGTCAGTACAGCATCTCGTCACTGTCACCTTCACCTGACACCAACAGTAGTATTTCAAATATGAGTGACAGAGAAACCAGCTCCCCTGACATCAACATGCTGGAGTGCTGCCTCAGCGACGGCTTCTCTGTGGATAACCCCTACAACAACACTGTACCTCAAGATAATGAATGCTGCAGCGTAAGCATGAACCTGAACCAAACTTTTACCACCACACCCGTTAACAGCAGCGGGAATATCTGGAATGAAAACTTGAGTGTGATGAGCAGCCTTGAGATGGGATCGGATGAGTACCAGACTTTCATTAGGAACACAGAGGATGCAAGTAGCAGTGCAGTGATGTCTTCAGACTCTGCTGGGAGGGAAAGCCAGCTGAGTTCAGGCGAGACTTCCCGTAGAGGATCCACCGAGAACGACTGCTGCTCCCTGAGCTCTGGGGAAATGGTAATAAGGAGCAACAGTTTTTGTCTTGAGGACCAGTCCCTCTTAGTCTCTTCCCTGGAGGAGTCCTCTATGTCTCTGGCTGCGGGCCATCCCGCATTTCCGGCTGATTCTAACCTGCTGTCAACCACTCTGCCGGACGTCCTTGAAGAATCCACAGAAAGAGTCATTGAGAACATAAGCCATCCGTGTCTTGGCACGACTTTCATTCATGCAGAGCACCCCACTGAGGAAAATGATATGGAAACATCCAACTTTCTTGTAGCTCTACCAAGTGAGAACGAGGGAGGTCTTTCGATGACCTTTGTCTGTGAAACATCTCCTGCCGATTGTGGAAAAGACGCTCAGGTTGCTAGTGCTGAAGCGGAGCCGTTGCCCAGTTTCCCTGGAACATTTACACCAGAACAAGGCAAGACCCTTGAGTCCACTCTGTCAGCTATACAATACACTGATAAGGATGTCCATACTTCCACTCCAGTATTAAACATTGGGAACATGATGCCTGGCTTCCCCTCCTTTTCAGAGTCTCCCAGTATTGGAAACGCAGCCATCCCAGGACTGCACCCTGCTAAACGGCAGCAAATCTCTGGGACTCCTAACCGTTTGGTTGCAGGACTGCCGCCTTCAGCCAGCAAAGTCAAGAAAATGGAAATTAAGAAGTTTCCCAAGTCCGACTTCAGCAGCGTAAAATCTAAAGTCGTGACAAGAAGTGTGCATCAAATGTCAGCGTCAGGCCCTGCTTCACAGCACAAACCGCCACAAgttaatgtgaaaaataaacacactgaagCACATAGAGGAGCAACCATTAGGATTAGTCCTGCCAAGTTAAGGAGTAGCACTGCAGTTGTCTCACCACTCACCACCACTAAAATGGTCAATGATGCTCAGAGACGGGTGAATACAGGGGCTGATAATTTGGGCTTGAAAACGATTCAGTCATCTGGGCACAATGCTGTAGATGGACAGGGGAAGAGTAGAGCATCCCCACCTCACCAACACCCAGATGCAAGTAATCATGCTTCAGCAATCCAAtgcagctctaaaactgaacaaGCAGCGTCAAGCCAAGCAGCAGACGCCGCAGTGCAGCATTCTGGCAATCAGACCCTCTGCTTATCATCCTCAGAAAAATCCCCTGACAGAAGTGGCCAAACGGATCCCAAACCAGCTCCAAAAAAGGGCGTGCTAAACAAAATTGAGGTCAGGTCAGGCTCGGCTTTAGGTCATAACAAGCCTCCTGTCCGCAAGTTGCGGCCTCGCTGCTCATCGGAGAGTTCATTATTGTCATCCAGGCCACCCAGGGAGAAGAAAGCAAGTCTACAGTTTTCAGCCAGCTTTAGCATTCCCAAAGCTGACACCCACCTGAAGCAGACCAAACCAGGGAACCTGAATAAAAAGGCCACAAACGGACTTGCTGAAAACTCCACCAGAGAGGTTAAGAGGATCAGCCTGGTG GCAGAATTCAGAAAATCGACAACTGCGGGAGCCTCATGGGATGAGAGTAAGAGCAGATTTCGAGGACGGTCATCTCCTAGACAAACAAGAGGAGCACCACCTTCACTACTTCCAGCTGCCAGTCCCAGACCAGCCACTCTGTCTACCAGGCAGAGGCAGGGAACCCAGGGGAGGGATGTACACAAAACTGTAGGGACACCACAGTCCAAGCAGAAGGACAGCACAG GCAGTCAGAGAGTGCAGGCAACAGGAGAGCTGTCCCTTGGAACCGCCTCAACATCAAGTATTAAGCCTCAGCTGAATGGATCCCGACCTCTTCATACTCCCACTCGGCCCTCTCTTATGGGCCCTCCCCATACTCCTACTTCTAGACTACCACGCAAGCCCCCGGGGCCATCCAGGAGCCTTACTGAGGCCAGTACTCACATGAGCGAAGGTGCTGGGAATAGTACACAAG CTGCGTTTAATGGAAAAGATAGAAAGCTTTGGAGAA TTTCTGGAGGAGCTTCACATAAACCATCCCCTTTCAAAAGTGTTGTGCTGAAAGCTAGACTCATCACAACCCCTGGGAAAAACACTGAACCAT CTTTGACAGCATGCAGATCTGCTGCTCCCTCCAGCAAAGGCGCTTCAAATTCTACAGTCAGTCCTCTGAAAAGGACCACTTCTGCAAGACTTGTTCGTCTATCTCCAAGTGGACCTG TGGACAAGAACAAACCCAAGGCCATCTCCCGCCAGCAGCACCCTCAGCAGCAAGCTTCCCAACCGAACCAGCGTAGTGGACCTCCGGATGTGGTACCAGAGAGCGTTGCCAGGGATGGAAGAAAGGACCAGAACATCAAGCAGCTCAGGGGGCTCCTGGCAGCTAGTAACTGCAGATTTGAGGCCGCCGCCATCGTCTTGCAGCACACTTTGGCTGAG CGTGATGAAGCCACAAAGCAGTGCAGGGATCTGTCCCAGGAGCTGGTCAGCCTTCGAGGAGAGCTGG TTTGCTCCGTCCATTCATCTGAGCGtctggagaaggagaaggatgAGCTGCGTGTCGCTCTGGAGGATGCACTGCACAGATTGCAGGATCAGCACCAGAAGGACCTTGCCGAGCTGGAGCAGAGACTACAGGCCTTCTATCAGGCTGAGTGGGACAAGGTCCACCTCACCTACCAGGAGGAGGCCGACAAGTGCAAGACTCTCATGCAACAGCAG ATGGGAGAGCTTAAAGCCAATCACGAAGCCATGAAGCTGGAACTGGAGAGCAGCCATGcagaacagctgcagtctgttaAACAGCAGTGGGAAATGTCACTGGAAG AGCTCAACAAAGTCCACAATCAGGAGCTGAAGTCTTTGGACAAAACTCTGAAAGAGACAGGAGCCGCTCTATCT GAACAGATTGAAGAGCTGACCGCAGAGAACAATGCTCTAATTGAGAAGATAGCtgcagaggagagcaggaggaaaAAGCTGGCCGAAAAGAGTCAG AAGGACTCCCACACCCTGTATCTGGAGCAGGAGCTAGAGAGCCTCAAAGTGGTGCTGGATATCAAAAACAAGCAGCTCCACCAGCAGGAAAAGAAGctgatggagacagacaaactG aCAGATAAAAGTGTGAAGTTGGATGAGAACCTTAAGAGGGTCCAGCAGGAGAATGAGGACCTCAAAGCCCGCATGGAAAGACATTATGCACTGTCAAG ACAGCTGTCGACGGAGCAGGCCGTGCTGCATGAGTCCCTCCAGAAGGAGTCCAAGGTGAACAAGCGTCTGTCGATGGAGAACGAGGAGCTGATCTGGAAGCTCCATAACGGGGACCTGAGCAGCCCCCGCAAGGTGtcccccacctccacctccccctcccGCTCCTTCAGCCTCCAATCGCCTCGCAGCTCCGACGTGTTCTCCAGCCCTCCCGCCTCGCCCAGATAA